A region from the Lolium perenne isolate Kyuss_39 chromosome 4, Kyuss_2.0, whole genome shotgun sequence genome encodes:
- the LOC127295701 gene encoding F-box protein At3g07870-like, with protein MAEVTNPPPGRRVIPLADLPGELLLDILLRLPPKSVLLCRAVCKAWRRITTDRAFLLAHHGRQPSQRLLSFVRDVGSNGGCGIVDLNLLDYCVEAVDFRTREFRSVVRFTGNDYSRFDEDDCPFTVHAACDGLLLMSYYDSLYICNPATREWASVRPPALRTHKIAGLYVHGPSGEYRVLSYREDRRTQTTKFFINTVGSKNMRRIKFGSYSESMRNLLAGGSRSTQFDRPFLSHGKLHWLPQSTPPKNILVFDTVAEEFLWLPTPVETWPVVSLLEVDGTLAMSESPLGTSKVDLWVLQDYKSAAWVHKYQIELPAAEIYLIAKHERWTSQVVSADGDVLVDCTDWYTTGWQLHYDRKGNLLRKFQCNPSLSLTTHILKESLLPHPFFRMQQDGSARGPPFFRGL; from the coding sequence ATGGCCGAGGTCACAAATCCGCCGCCGGGGCGACGGGTAatccccctcgccgacctccctgGAGAGCTCCTATTGGATATCCTGCTCCGTCTACCGCCGAAGTCAGTCCTCCTGTGCCGCGCCGTCTGCAAGGCCTGGCGCCGCATCACCACCGACCGAGCCTTCCTCCTCGCCCACCACGGCCGGCAGCCTTCTCAGCGGCTCCTCTCCTTCGTCCGCGACGTCGGCAGTAACGGCGGCTGCGGCATCGTCGACCTCAACCTCTTGGACTACTGCGTCGAAGCCGTGGATTTCCGTACCCGCGAGTTCCGGTCCGTTGTCAGGTTCACCGGCAACGATTACAGCCGCTTCGACGAAGACGATTGCCCTTTCACGGTCCACGCCGCCTGCGATGGTCTCCTGCTCATGTCCTACTACGACAGCTTATACATCTGCAACCCGGCCACGCGGGAGTGGGCTTCAGTCCGCCCACCTGCACTTCGTACTCACAAGATTGCCGGGCTCTATGTTCACGGCCCTTCCGGAGAGTACCGGGTGCTATCCTATAGAGAGGATCGTCGGACTCAGACAACTAagttcttcatcaacaccgtgggCTCCAAGAATATGAGGCGCATTAAGTTTGGTTCATACTCGGAGTCCATGAGAAACTTGTTAGCCGGAGGGTCGAGATCTACCCAGTTTGACAGGCCTTTCTTGTCTCATGGTAAGCTGCATTGGCTGCCGCAATCGACGCCGCCCAAGAACATATTGGTGTTTGACACAGTGGCCGAAGAGTTCTTGTGGTTGCCTACTCCTGTTGAGACATGGCCTGTGGTGTCGTTGCTTGAGGTGGACGGCACACTGGCCATGTCCGAAAGTCCGCTGGGTACGTCTAAGGTCGATCTTTGGGTTCTACAGGATTACAAGAGCGCGGCGTGGGTGCACAAGTATCAGATTGAACTGCCAGCGGCTGAGATTTACCTTATTGCCAAACATGAACGTTGGACGTCACAAGTTGTGTCCGCAGACGGAGATGTGCTGGTTGATTGCACTGATTGGTATACCACTGGCTGGCAGTTGCACTATGACAGAAAGGGTAATTTGCTTAGGAAATTTCAGTGCAATCCCAGCCTGAGCTTAACTACACATATCCTCAAAGAAAGCCTTCTTCCACATCCGTTCTTTCGGATGCAGCAGGATGGAAGCGCCCGCGGACCACCTTTCTTTAGGGGACTGTAG
- the LOC127295703 gene encoding F-box protein At5g49610, translating into MVATHRSHYIAAMSESTRAPEQRLRPFAGFPEELVSEILLRLPPKSILCCRAVCKDWRRITSDGAFLLAHHRRQPPRRLLSFVRDVGRRRDLDYCIETLDLHTNQLRSVVRFTDSGLSHYDDSPFKVYAACDGLLLMSYYTRLHLWNPATRQWCSAYPPAPQHDTIMGLYAHGCSHSSREYRVLYYRSIGVAPTFYINTVGTENERVIWPETSSGSVTQWLQRGPLNLRLDKPCLFSSNLHWPPCSTGLKCLLVFDTVAEVFQWLQGPTELGHVTWLLEMEGTLAISSSNVGGSEVDLWLLQDYKSAIWVHKYRIKLPVLEIRRFDPEFISPEGDVLVDEDGETDADWFSQVVSPEGDVLVDVGDLLLHYDIKGNMLQKFHCDGRMLNFTTHILQESLVPHTFFRTQEDGNAEEPPFFRWL; encoded by the coding sequence ATGGTGGCTACACACCGCTCCCACTACATCGCGGCCATGTCGGAGAGCACAAGAGCGCCGGAGCAGCGGCTGAGGCCCTTTGCGGGCTTCCCCGAGGAGCTAGTGTCGGAGATCCTGCTGCGCCTGCCGCCGAAATCCATCCTCTGCTGCCGCGCCGTCTGCAAGGACTGGCGCCGCATCACATCTGACGGCGCCTTCCTCCTAGCCCACCACCGCCGCCAGCCGCCTCGGCGGCTCCTCTCCTTCGTCCGCGACGTGGGTCGTAGACGCGACCTGGACTACTGCATCGAAACCCTGGACCTCCACACTAACCAGCTACGGTCCGTTGTCAGATTCACCGACAGCGGTTTGAGTCACTACGATGACAGCCCGTTTAAGGTCTATGCAGCTTGTGATGGTCTCCTGCTCATGTCCTACTATACCCGCCTACACCTCTGGAACCCTGCCACACGGCAGTGGTGTTCCGCCTACCCGCCGGCGCCTCAGCATGACACTATCATGGGACTGTATGCTCACGGCTGTTCACATTCGTCGCGCGAGTACCGTGTCTTGTACTACCGAAGCATTGGTGTGGCACCAACGTTCTATATCAATACTGTGGGCACAGAGAATGAGAGGGTGATTTGGCCTGAAACATCCTCGGGGTCTGTGACACAATGGCTGCAGAGAGGGCCATTAAATCTACGCTTGGATAAGCCTTGCCTCTTCTCCAGCAACCTGCATTGGCCGCCGTGCTCGACTGGGCTGAAATGCTTACTGGTGTTTGACACCGTGGCCGAGGTGTTTCAGTGGCTCCAAGGTCCTACTGAGTTAGGGCATGTGACCtggttgcttgagatggagggcacTCTTGCCATTTCCAGCAGCAATGTAGGTGGATCAGAGGTGGATCTCTGGCTTCTGCAGGACTACAAGAGTGCCATCTGGGTCCACAAGTATCGGATTAAACTGCCAGTGCTAGAGATACGTCGGTTTGACCCAGAATTTATTTCCCCGGAGGGAGATGTgctggttgatgaagatggtgaaaCTGATGCAGATTGGTTCTCACAAGTTGTTTCCCCGGAGGGAGATGTGCTGGTTGATGTCGGAGATTTGCTGTTGCACTATGACATTAAGGGCAATATGCTACAGAAGTTCCATTGTGATGGCCGCATGCTTAACTTCACGACACATATTCTTCAAGAAAGTCTTGTTCCCCACACATTCTTTAGGACGCAGGAGGACGGAAATGCCGAAGAACCACCTTTCTTCCGGTGGCTGTAG